GAGCCATCCATCATCAATGGACAATTGTTAGTGAAGTGGAAAATCAACATAACATCACAGCACTCAAGCAACAGATTATTGAAGGAGcataataatgaaacaaccatGGATTCCAAAACATCATGTATACTCATGACCACAAAAACACAAATTCTCATGTGAAAATATTTAGGGGGAAACTCTGGAAGAGTAACCAACATCAGTGAAAACACAGCCTTGAAGTATAGAAGCTAGGACCCTAAAGCATTCACCAAGCAAGTCTGATAAGGACAGTGAGCACCTACTCTCTGATTTGATTCATGTTATGCCACAACAAACAACCCATGACTTAACCATGAACCCCATTTTCCCATAAGATTCAATTTTCCACACGTCAATTTCAAATCCTCATAAAATTTAATGCCTAGCAAACATCAAACGTCTTCCCAAATTCATGAATTTGGAATTCTCCACTACCGTCCACCATACAAATTAGCATCGACATGCAAGAAAGTAAAATCTCCCAGCAACTGACTGATAATAGATGCTTGTACTGATTGATAATGATGTAGGATATGGTAAAGTGAAATTCCATCAGACTTTTACGGCAACCATTTGTTTAGCGttgataaaaaatagaaaagcaaTAAAACCTAGGGTTCCTGTCCgaagtaaataaaaattaggGCTTGACACAACAGTTGATCGGAAAATGGAACATTTCCACTAATATTGGGAATGAAACCTTTATACACAACAGAACGTAAAAAAGACTACCCTTAATAGGACTCCCAGGGATGAACATGTTTCAAAATTATCAGTACTAGAGAAACGATCACATCCCCAATcgtatagaagaaaaaaaatatcctcatttaaagaaagaaaataaaggagacGAAGCAAGAAAAGACTAAAACTCTTGTGATGCAGATCCAGCCTCGCCTTTCCCCTTCCCAATCTTCTTCGGCAACAAAGTTTGATGAATATTAGGCAAAACACCACCGTTAGCGATGGTAACAGTGCCAAGAAGCTTGCTCAACTCCTCGTCATTTCTCACGGCGAGCTGTATATGCCTCGGAACGATACGATTCTTCTTGTTATCCCTTGCTGCGTTTCCAGCAAGCTCAAGAACCTGATCAAAAGAACAACAAAGGCAAACATCAGATCAAACCATTCAGAAACATAGAATTCAAGCAAAGAATAAAACCGATTTGTTCAAATACCTCAGCAGCGAGATATTCAAGGACGGCAGATAGATAGACCGGCGCACCGGCACCAACACGTTCGGCATACTTTCCAGCTTTGAGAAATCTAGCGATCCTTCCGACGGGGAATTGCAGACCTGCCTTATGAGATCTGGAAACCGATTTTGAGGATTTGGGTTTCCCTCTCCCTCCCTTCGTTGACGCTGCGGAGCTCATGGCTTCTGTAATTCGAATGTTAAATGGAAAACTCTCTTTCGCCTTCCTATCTGATTCCACACACGAACACATTTCAGATGGAGTGAGAATCTCTAATTTATATAGGGCACGCATGAGAGGGTTGGAAGAATGGTGGTTTACTTCTATTCGTCCATCAAGGAGCACACGGATCGCCAGAGtggaaatactttttttttccctcctacAGTTCTACTGCATAAAAAGTGTGCATATTGTACGGTCCACCACCAAAGGCCCATGGGCTAAgctcattttttattcttcctctCACATCTGGAAACAAAGGGTGTCCACTGTCGACTCCATATTGTTGGAAGAgaatctttttttggtaaaacataGGAGAGACCGAGAGAATCACATATAAATAtattcttgacaaccaaactaagccttatgagagaaaagaataggtaagattttttattattatttttttttagagataataaaaattaaaaatgagaATAAATGTGTTATAATATCCTTTTTACCTCAAAAAATTTGGCAGATTTCATATCTAACTaggttttccttcttcttttggaaTCATATCTAAACGAGGATTTTgaaatagattttatttttatttattgggaAAAAGATTTATACACCACTCATTTAGAGACAAAACTGCACACCGCCACACTGAGAGGTGGGCCCGAGTTGTAGGGATGGTCGTAGGGAGTTGCAGAGAGTTGGGAAAGATGAGGGTGGAGATGGTGTTGGCCTGAAGACGAGGAGGGTGGTGGTGCGAAGTGGCCATGGCCAACAAATACATTCTTTGGAAACATTtcaagtcataaatgaaaaggTCACTTCCCAATACATGGCTGTGATCCTGTCCTTGTAGGAGCATCATAGAGTTCCATTGTgagtagggaagaagaaaaatccaCTACAGAGGGAGTAGCTTCTTCTCCATTGAAAGGGGGAAGGGCAATATCAAGAAGTAAAACATAACCATACCACTTCACTTTCAGCTTTAGTTTTAGTATTAGTTATATGTTTACTATATTCTACACAGTTTCCTCATTGGGACTGCTCACCTTAATCACCTTAATTTGACCTTTTTCTTGGCCACTTCACACTTGAGAGTGGATCATGTCTTCATACGAGAAGTATCATTCCTATACGGTGTGATCCACAAATATGAAATTACtattcattcatttattttcaTGGATGCAATTTGTTTAATGCCCATGA
The Macadamia integrifolia cultivar HAES 741 unplaced genomic scaffold, SCU_Mint_v3 scaffold_190A, whole genome shotgun sequence DNA segment above includes these coding regions:
- the LOC122071150 gene encoding histone H2AX-like, whose protein sequence is MCSCVESDRKAKESFPFNIRITEAMSSAASTKGGRGKPKSSKSVSRSHKAGLQFPVGRIARFLKAGKYAERVGAGAPVYLSAVLEYLAAEVLELAGNAARDNKKNRIVPRHIQLAVRNDEELSKLLGTVTIANGGVLPNIHQTLLPKKIGKGKGEAGSASQEF